The DNA region GCGCTCCCAGGCACAAAATACCAGTGCGTGCTCCGTCCACAATCGCCAGACGTGTTCGCCATCGGGAATATACTCAGAATTCCGGTTTTGTGCCCATGCTTCGCGATCCAATTTTGCGATTTCCAGAAAATCTCGCCTCTCGGCAGGCTGAATATGCATCTCGAATATCCCTGTGATAGAGGATTGTACCTGTGTAGATATGGCGAAATGTTTGATGTGCGTCAAGTTATTTTGTATGTCTTATGAGAGATACTTCAAAGGCATTGACATTCTCAGTGCAAGTCCTATCTTCAGATGCGGTCGGCGACTACAAGTTCATCCACTTTCAGCTTTTGGCCCTTTGTTTTGCCGACCGATAGCGGCTGAGAGCTAAGAAGCTGTTTTAAAAATCCCGGTGTGTTCTCAGGCCGACGCTTTTGCAGCCGTGCTGAGGCTGCTGGGGGTTTTAAGACAACTTCTAAGAATTGGGAGATAAAAATGAAGTTGGGTATTGTCACGTATCAAATCGCCGCGGACTGGGATGTTGCCACTATTATTGAAACCTGTGCAAAACTCGGTTATGGCGGTGCCGAACTGCGTACCACGCATGCTCACGGCGTTGAATCAGATCTTTCGGCGGGGCAACGGCAGGATATCCGCAAACAATTTGAAGATGGCGGTGTCGAAATCGCGGGTTTGGGTTCGGCATTTGAATATCATTCGGATGATCCCGGTGTTGTGCGCGAAAATATTGATGGCACGATTGAGTACGCCAGACTCGCCGCCGACCTGGGTTGCCCGGGCGTTAAGGTGCGGCCCAATGGCCTGCAAACCGACAAAGGTATTTCGGTGGATCAAACACTCGAACAAATTGGCAAATCTGTGCGTGAATGCGCGATTGCTGCTGCTGATCTGGGGGTGCAAATCCGGGTGGAAGTACACGGGCGAGAAACGCAAAAACCCGCGTATATGCGCACGATTATGGATTGGGCAGATCACGACAATGCAAAGATATGCTGGAACTCGAATTTGGGCGAAGTTGAAGACGGCTCTATCAAAGCCAATTTTGACCTGCTCAAACACAAGATCGGTCTGGTACACATCACCGAATTGTGCAATCCGGACTATCCCTGGCGCGAACTCTTTTCTCTCCTAAATGCCGAAGGCTATGCGGGATATACGCTGGCCGAAATCCCCGGCAGTACAGATGCCGAGCGTCTGCTGCGATATTACAAGGCGTTGTGGGAAGCGTATCAGTAGATAGGCTCCGTCCCTTCTGATGAGCGTACAAAAAGAAATTTACGCC from Gemmatimonadota bacterium includes:
- a CDS encoding sugar phosphate isomerase/epimerase, which translates into the protein MKLGIVTYQIAADWDVATIIETCAKLGYGGAELRTTHAHGVESDLSAGQRQDIRKQFEDGGVEIAGLGSAFEYHSDDPGVVRENIDGTIEYARLAADLGCPGVKVRPNGLQTDKGISVDQTLEQIGKSVRECAIAAADLGVQIRVEVHGRETQKPAYMRTIMDWADHDNAKICWNSNLGEVEDGSIKANFDLLKHKIGLVHITELCNPDYPWRELFSLLNAEGYAGYTLAEIPGSTDAERLLRYYKALWEAYQ